The genomic segment aacaaacagacacaacattACCATGATATTACAAAAGATGAGGAAAGCACAGATTTCTTGTATCGCTCTTTTGGACCACAACTTTTTCTCTCGATTCTCTTGAACAGCAGGGGGTGCTGTCATGTTACCATCAAGCAGTGTATCTTCTGTTACCTTCTCCTCTTGCACACGCTTTTTCCTAAACTGTGGGAACAgtagtttattatttacataaagcttTTGTGCCACTTTATTAAACATCCCAATGAAATGCAGGTACCTTTAATAGCTTCCTCAATTTGTTCTTGGCGAGCTGTTCCGGGTGCCTATGGAGGCCTTCAATGATGAAAATGTTCTGGAGAATGATCTCCAGCAAGGTGAGGAGGGAGTAGGACAGGTCGAGGTTCCCCATAAGCTCAGTAGCtgtcccagctgcagctgccaCCAGAGAGAAGTAGGAGAGGGCGAGCTGACCAATAGCTGCGGCCACCAGAAGGACCACATCCAACTTACGAGTGGGATTGTGTCCATCTTGATGTACCCTCTTCTCCAGCATGTGGACCACAATCCCAGCTAAGCAGCAAAGAGACATGAGAGGCATGACAGCTATGTGGTAGCCATAAAATAAGAAGAAGGCAACGAGGCGAAGCTCCTCACGGATGACCCAGACCTGATAGAGAACCAAGATGGTCACTCCTGCGATGAGGACCATGGCACCAAACACAAGGCCGAATATCCCACCTTCATAGATCATACGTAGGGTAACCTTGTCAGTACCATGGTGGTGATCTGGAGTCACCCTTCGGGCCACGTTCTTCCACATCACATAAACCATGCAGCCTGCCATCAGGTAGTACTCGATGTTGAAGGGATAAAGAACCTCGAAGCCTTTTCTGAAGACGAGGCAGGTGGCACTATCACTGCACCCACACGTCGTTGAATTACCTGGAGGAAAACATCAGTATTAAAACCTGTctagtgtttttgctgcttgctgttgttttctgtttcctgctgttcttttcagtctcctctttctactcataccaaccggtcgaggcagatggctgccgACCTCGACCCATGTTTCTCAAAGTTCCCAACTGAGAATTTCTATTTATTCAAGACCTCTGCAGTAAGTTCACACAACTGGTCTGATTTAGACCAAAGTGTGTTAAATCTTTGGATTTACctgaatttgtaataaaatgtgttcttcTCTTAAAATGATCGACAAATGCAGTGTGTTTAAGTTTATGACACATAAGCAGTGATAATCTCCTGGTCTTTAACTAACACAGCGGCATTCAACAGTCCCAGTGATGATGGAACAGGTGAGCCCTAGGCTTTAACAGCTGTTTGTTGCTTACTCCACCTGTTGGGTTAAGGTGTGGGCTCTGACTGGATCACTCTGTGATCACTCTGTTTGAAGTCATTATGTAGAAGATTTACTTTAATGTTTGGATCATTCCCATGATCCTGTAGGATATCTTGACAATGTCGATGGTTGAGATTGGTAAGTGCTGAATTTGCTTATTAGCAAGATGGAATATGTTTGTTGGCTCTGGCAGGACGGTGATTAGCATGGCACGCTGCTACCACGCTGGCTAGTTTACTGCGCAGCCTGGTTGCTTGTGAACATGAGGTAGCAGAAGATAACTGATAGGTTGgtgtttttaaggtttttaatgatgcaaataaaccaaacaaacatttcaacacaccTGTTTCTTCATATGATGTGAAGGGTGTGACCTGTGTTTCGACACCTGTCGACGCCTTAGCTTGGGTGGGAATAGGACTCAAGATTACTTTTTGTTAGTGATAAATAGGAATAAAAGGTGTACTACGGATTGGGCCACTACATTTCAATGGAACTGCTGTTCAAGCTGGTTGGACGGACCCTAGACAAGTCTCAGCAGATCCATGAGTTTCCTCTTTGCCTTGGGTGAGGTTGGAAAGCTGTTCACCCTGTCATTATCATGGTCATGAGCAGAGTTACAcacctctgttgttgttttattaaagttatCACCTTCAAAATCAGAGTTGCCCTCTTCATTTACTGCTGTGATGTTTAACGCCGCATTTTTTGCCTTTTCCAGCTCGATCTCCTCGTGCATGGTGTCCTCAGTCACTGCATTgagccacagcagcaggtctgcAGACAGGATCACCATCAGCCCCGACCtgcatgcaaacatacacacatatacaatcTGTAATAACAACTGTGCTTTACCATAAAGTCACACATAGAATGGATAAAGTGCTGTACCTGGTGATTAGCTTATGTTTTTGAATGCAGTCTTTGGAATGAGCCCACAATAAATAtgtctgtaaaagaaaataagttGTTATTCAAGTCTTTAGGGCTGAACAGTTTTATATGCTACAAACCGTTTGTTCGGTCATGTTGAAATGACATCATCatgacaccccccccccccccaacagtACTCTCATCGCGTCTTTTATGACCAGTTTCCATATCAGGTAACTTTATCACTCTATTCGTTTTACGCCTACAGTTTGTTTAGCTTTGCTTTACCTCATCAGCAGTTCCTGTTCACTGAGTTCATTACCTGCAGTGCTAGGAATGGAGCCTCAATGAACGGAGAAATCACCTGAGCGGCAGGTGTGCAGTCTTTCACATGCATCAAATAACCAATCCTGAAGATGAACACCAACAGACTGACTGCAGCGAAAATTACGAGGCCAACTGGGGCAGAACAGGACCCAAAGTACATGTTATTACACTGTCCATAACAAATATTACttcatattttgtgtttacaaCACTATACAGGAACCTACCGATGACAGTGATTCCCCCGGCGTGGTGGTCTGTATGTGGACTGTTTCCAGGCTGATTCCTGGCCCACAGCAGGTACCACAGCATCCAGATCAAACTGCCTCCCATCAGCAGCACTATGAAGATCTGGGGCTCCGCTTTCTTCAGGCCATTGGG from the Anabas testudineus chromosome 19, fAnaTes1.2, whole genome shotgun sequence genome contains:
- the LOC113156818 gene encoding proton channel OTOP3 isoform X2, producing MSREPGATELDTFSETPRSPSSDERDNQIHQGDLDSIWTTSRRPLISGLLGMNVFLLGAALVTGQAFNPNGLKKAEPQIFIVLLMGGSLIWMLWYLLWARNQPGNSPHTDHHAGGITVIVGLVIFAAVSLLVFIFRIGYLMHVKDCTPAAQTYLLWAHSKDCIQKHKLITRSGLMVILSADLLLWLNAVTEDTMHEEIELEKAKNAALNITAVNEEGNSDFEGNSTTCGCSDSATCLVFRKGFEVLYPFNIEYYLMAGCMVYVMWKNVARRVTPDHHHGTDKVTLRMIYEGGIFGLVFGAMVLIAGVTILVLYQVWVIREELRLVAFFLFYGYHIAVMPLMSLCCLAGIVVHMLEKRVHQDGHNPTRKLDVVLLVAAAIGQLALSYFSLVAAAAGTATELMGNLDLSYSLLTLLEIILQNIFIIEGLHRHPEQLAKNKLRKLLKFRKKRVQEEKVTEDTLLDGNMTAPPAVQENREKKLWSKRAIQEICAFLIFCNIMLWIIPAFGVHPQFENGVGKQFFGFTAWFVMVNLGQPLSVFYRMHSVGALMELYITE
- the LOC113156818 gene encoding proton channel OTOP3 isoform X1, encoding MSREPGATELDTFSETPRSPSSDERDNQIHQGDLDSIWTTSRRPLISGLLGMNVFLLGAALVTGQAFNPNGLKKAEPQIFIVLLMGGSLIWMLWYLLWARNQPGNSPHTDHHAGGITVIVGLVIFAAVSLLVFIFRIGYLMHVKDCTPAAQVISPFIEAPFLALQTYLLWAHSKDCIQKHKLITRSGLMVILSADLLLWLNAVTEDTMHEEIELEKAKNAALNITAVNEEGNSDFEGNSTTCGCSDSATCLVFRKGFEVLYPFNIEYYLMAGCMVYVMWKNVARRVTPDHHHGTDKVTLRMIYEGGIFGLVFGAMVLIAGVTILVLYQVWVIREELRLVAFFLFYGYHIAVMPLMSLCCLAGIVVHMLEKRVHQDGHNPTRKLDVVLLVAAAIGQLALSYFSLVAAAAGTATELMGNLDLSYSLLTLLEIILQNIFIIEGLHRHPEQLAKNKLRKLLKFRKKRVQEEKVTEDTLLDGNMTAPPAVQENREKKLWSKRAIQEICAFLIFCNIMLWIIPAFGVHPQFENGVGKQFFGFTAWFVMVNLGQPLSVFYRMHSVGALMELYITE